In Methanomicrobia archaeon, the sequence ATCGATAGGGCGATCGGCATCAGACAGCGATGATAACATGAATGGCGGAGTTAAGAAAACGAGAGCAAGCGCGTGATATTTATGAAGCGCTCAGAGAGGTTTACTTATAACTGTCTTCAGGCAACAGAAAAGTGGTCATAAAACCTGAGCTGCAACTTATACTATTGCTGAACGTGACGCGATTGCTACTAGGAGAAAATGGCGAGGCACACACACTGAAGCTGTTTTATAGAACGCGCGTTAATAAAATCCGTTTTGAAAATTAGGACTTTTATATTTGATATTTTTTGTTATTTGTGATTTGAAATTTGAAGTTTAAATCAGTAAACAGTACCTGCTGCATGGTTTTCTTCCTATTGTTCAAATAAGGTAATACCCTTGATCATCGCATTCTGCACAACAGGATTATCTAACTCCTCCTCGGTGTACGGGAAAAGTTCGATCGGGAAATCTACCGAGAACTTCTCGCTCCATTCCTCTATGCGCGTCAAAAACGGTGCACTTGACTGTTTCAATATAATTAAAATATCTGCGTCACTGCCCGGCACGGCACGGTTCTCCGCGAGCGACCCAAATAAGACGATCTTCACGACGTTCTTATCCCCCGTACCCACTTTCTGGGCGGTTCTGTACAGCTCCGCTCGCAAACGCTCCTGGTCAAGCCAGAAAACCTTGACAGAATTCAATGATTCTTCGACTATAAACGATTGCATGCTCTGCATCCTCCCGTGTGAAATATTCGTACGGGCTTCCGGATTCAAAACCATTCGGATATCGGGTGGGGACATAATATTTGTCTAAACTCCGGGCACACTGAAACAGGTCCTCATGTACCGCCTCGCGCCGCGCCAGTGCTTTCAAAAGGTCTAAGATCGAATGACCCCAGGCAACCGCATGGAACTTCTGGAATACCGCTTTCAACGCTTTCTCCGCCGCTTGGTGCGCAACAAAACAGGACCATTCATATATTTCATCATGCAGCAGCTCTTCCGCTACGTGTAAATCACGCTCTGCTTGATCCATCCAGTCTTTGCTTCTCTCTGGCATAGTTAGCGCTCAAGCATCGTCTGCTTCTTCAGAGCTCAATCCTTCCGGTTAGTTCAGCTCAGAGAATGGTATGTATTATAGTCTGTAGGTATTCGCCGTTAATAAAACCGTCCTGAGTCGTCCGTTCCGTTTAGCTCACGGTCACGCTCTTCGCCAGGTTCCGCGGCTTATCGGGATCGAGCCCGCGCAGCACCGCAAGCTCGTAAGCGAGCACCTGCATCGGGATGATCTGAATGATCGGGTTCAGTTCCTCCGCTTCCGGGACTTTGATCCAGAAATCGAAGATCGCCTCGCGTTCCGGAGCGACTCCAATGATGTACCCGCCGCGGCTCTTTATCTCCTCCGCGTTCGAGAGTATCTTCGCCTTGTTCTCCGCGGCAACGAAGACGATGCACGGGGTGCCTTCCTCGATCAGCGCCAGCGGCCCGTGCTTCAGCTCACCGCCGGCGAACGCTTCCGCATGGATGTATGAGACCTCCTTTATCTTCAACGCCGCCTCCAAAGCGGTCGCATACTGCAGCTCGCGGCCGATGAGATAGATATGATCCTTATTATAGAGCTGCGCAGCGAGCTGCTCCAGATACTCACGCATCGTTCGCGAAGTCAGGTTAAAAATATCGATATACAGGCTCCCGAGCTTCTTCAAGCCGTCCTCGTACTTATCTGCCAGTGCATAGGCGAGCAGTGCCATGAGCACGACCTGTGACGTGTAGGTCTTCGTGGAGAGCACGCAGAGTTCAAGCCCGCTTTTCATCATCAGGAGCGCGTCGCTCTCCCGCGTGAGGATCGAGCCCTCGCGGTTCACGATCCCTACGACCTTGCTGCCACGCCGCTTCGCCGCGTTCACCGCATCCAAAACGTCCGCGGTCTCGCCCGATTGCGAGATGGCCAAAACTAACGTGTCATCCGTTAGAAAGTCCTCATAATGCTCGAATTCCGAGGCCAGGACGGTATTCACGTGCACCTTCGCGATCTTCGAGAAGAGGTAGCTGCCAGCCAGACACGCGTGATAACTGGATCCACAGCCGATGAAGAACGTGCCAAACGCGTGGCGCATCGTATCACAGATGCTCCGCACTCCGTCTTCCTCCTGCTGTAACGCTCTGAGCAGCGTCTCATCCTGCTCACTGAGTTCCTTCAGCATGAAGTGCTCGAACCCGCACTTCTTTGCCTCTTCCGCATTGCACGTGATGCAGTCCACCGGGCGTGTTACCGCTCGACCATCGGTTAAATTGTAAATCCGCACTGTCTGGTTATCGTCCGCGACGAAGACATCGCCACTTCTCAGATAGATGACTTTATCCGTCCACTCCAGGAACGCGAGCACATCGGACGAGGGGAAGATCCCGTCTGCTCCGATACCGATACAGAGTGACCGCGAGCCTTTTCGCGCACCAAGGAGCTTCCGCTCACCGTTCCGTATCGCGAGAATGGTATAGCTCCCTTCGAGCAGTCGCAACGCGTTACGAAACGCATCCTCAAACTCGAAGCCGCGCTTCATGAACTCCTCCACGAGGTGCGCAATCGTCTCAGAGTCTGTTTCAGATCTGAACGTATGCCCGTTCTCGATCAAGCACGCTTTCAGTTCCCGGTAATTTTCTATTATGCCGTTATGAACGATCGCGATCTCATTATTGCAGTCTGTATGTGGGTGCGCGTTCCCAATGGAAACTTTACCGTGCGTCGCCCACCGGGTATGGGCGATTCCTATCGTCCCCTCTCCAGCTTCGAATGAGATCTCACTCAGTTTTCCCACAGCTTTCTGCAACTGCAGCTCAGCAGCGCAGAGCGCAATACCGGCCGAATCGTAGCCACGATACTCCAGCTTTTCCAGACCGCTCGTCAGGTACGGAAACGCTTGCTTGAGTCCGATGTACCCGATAATACCGCACATCGATCTTTCTCTATACCCGCCTTCAAGTAAATAAAACTTGCTATCGCCGGTCTGATCCGAACCTCACTCACGACCTCGTTTCTTTACCGTGTTCTCCGCCGGGGGGATCCTCACCCTAACGCGCTTCGTAAGTACCGGCACCAACCGCTTTATCTGGATCTCCCCGCCATCATCCATCGTATACTCGTTGATGGGCACCGCCGGGGATTTGCCGTTTACCTCATAGATGTAAAAACCTTCCTCGCCGTCGATTGACGCAATGAACTCCTTATCTCCTACTTTCTTGATCCCGATCCCGTCAACCTCCTTCAGCGCATCCAGGATATTTATACCCCTCTGCGTGTGCACTTCGTAATCCCCACTGAACGTATCCATCGCGTCGTACAGCCGCTTCCGGTTCGCGGAGAGCACGTGCGTCCGTCCAAAGGCCTTGCGATGCACCAGATCGGCATCCTCTAAGCGCTTGACATGCTTCGCAGCCACGGGTACCGAGATGCCCAGTTCATTCGCCAGACCGGAGATATGATACTCGTCTTGCAGCAAAAGCCGCAGCATCTCCATCCGCGTCTTACTACTCAGCGCTTTGAAGATCACCGGTACACTTCCTCCGCTCATGATTCAAACTATAAGTAATCTAGCTTATAGCTATTGCTCTGCAGTAGTTATATAATATAACTCTTCTGCTAGCTGTGCTATGTATCGCTTCCCCTTCTCCTCGTCTTCGAGCCGTGCCAGCCATTCGCTCGGGATCGCCTGGTCGCCGTAGTATGCGCCGCAGATCGCGCCCGTCATGGCGCCGATCGTATCGGTATCGCCGCCCAAACGTATCGCAGAGGCGACACTGCGCTCAAAGTCTTCATACCGCAGGAAGGAATAGATCGCCGTGGGCACCGAGTCGAACGCAGCCATGCCATTGCCCAGCTCGGCAATGATCTCACCGCTCCGTGCTCCAGCTCGTAAAAGCCGCTCCATGCGCCTGAGCTTCTCCTTATAGAGCTCGTGCTGCACAAAATCCTCGAGCTGAGACAGCATCTCATCGCGCTCATCGCGTAACGCCAGCGCGATCGCGAACGCCTGTAGCGCTGCACCTTCTTTACCCAGCTCGTGCGTATGTGTTATCTGGCTCGAACAGTATGCGACTTCTCTCAGTTTCTTCCTATCAGCATAATACAGGAGCCCCACGGGCGCAATGCGCATCGCGGCACCATTGCCATATGAGCCCCTACCCCCGAACAGGCCCTGCGCCGCTTCGTCCCACCGGGCACCCGCTCGCAGTCGTTCGAATGCGGCTCGCGAGCCCGGGCCGTAGCCACGCTTCGGGTTCATGTTACGAACGAGCGTTCGCGCCATATCCGCACCATCAAAACCAGCATGCCTGACTAACGACTCCGCCACGCCGATCATCTGCTCGGTGTCGTCAGTATAACGACCTCCTACCAGCTCTAACCGTCCCGCATCACCGTAGACCTTTACGACCCGCGCGCTGCTCCAACCTTCCAGCGGCGCGCCTAATGCGTCCCCAATGGCCGTGCCGAGGAGTGCACCGATGAATTTCGATCTCAGGGCCGCCCGTTTCCGCTCAGCCAGCATAGCATATCTCCTATCTATTAAAAAATAGCACGTTTTATTACCGTTAACTGCTAAGAACAATAATAAGATGACGAGCGCAAACACGAAATCCAATTCTGATTCGAAGAAGGCGATATTATTGGTCTGCGACGGCCTCGGTGATCGTCCTTCTGTACAGGGCATGACCCCGCTCCAGGCGGCAGATACGCCACATTTGGATGCACTCTGCACAGCGGGTATCTCCGGCTTGCTGGATATTATCTCTCCGGGTATCGTACCCGGTAGCGACACGGCGCATCTTGCACTCTTTGGCTATGATCCGTACCATAATTATCCCGGCCGGGGTGTCTTTGAAGCGCTCGGCGCGGACATACCGCTGCATGCGGGCGACGTGGCCTTTCGCGCTAATTTCGCGACCGTGGACGCCGAAATGCGTGTGCTCGATAGGCGAGCAGGTAGAAAGGGGAGCAAGGAACTGGCTGCGCTGCTCGATGGGCTCGACATCGAGGATGTCAGAATCACACTGAAAAATACCACGCAACATCGCTGCGCCGTTGTCATGAACGGCGAGGGGCTCTCGCGCTATGTCTCCGATGTGGATTCGCACGTGGCCGGGGCGCTCGTACAGGACTGTAAGCCCCTGAAGGACGGCGCGGCCGAGCGGAAGACCGCGCGTATCGTAAATACCTTCATCAAGCTCAGTTACGAGCTCCTTAACGAGCATCCGATAAATGCGGAACGGAGACAGAAGGGTGAACTGCCCGCGAATATCATATTGATGCGCGGTGCGGGCACGCCCGAGCCGATCACGTCGCTTCATGAACGCTTCGGTTTCAGCGCCGCGTGCGTCGCCGGCGCCTCACTCTATAAGGGCGTTGCGCAGTACGTCGGTATGGACGTTTTACCGGTGGACGGTGCGACCGGTAAGGCAGATACGAACTTAACGAACAAGGCGAAGGCGGCGTTACAGGCACTGGAAGAGCACGACTTCGTCTTCCTGCACGTGAAGGATACCGATAATCACGGCCACGACGGCGATTTCGAGGGCAAGAAAGCGATCATAGAGCGGGTGGACGCTGAGCTTGTGGCACTACTCAAAGACGCCGGGGCATACCTTGCCGTTACCGGCGACCACAGCACGCCCGTAGCCATAAAAAGGCATTGCAGTGATCCCGTTCCCCTTCTCATACATGGCACGGGGGTGCGGACGGACAACGTCACGAAA encodes:
- a CDS encoding nucleotidyltransferase domain-containing protein, with the translated sequence MQSFIVEESLNSVKVFWLDQERLRAELYRTAQKVGTGDKNVVKIVLFGSLAENRAVPGSDADILIILKQSSAPFLTRIEEWSEKFSVDFPIELFPYTEEELDNPVVQNAMIKGITLFEQ
- the glmS gene encoding glutamine--fructose-6-phosphate transaminase (isomerizing), producing MCGIIGYIGLKQAFPYLTSGLEKLEYRGYDSAGIALCAAELQLQKAVGKLSEISFEAGEGTIGIAHTRWATHGKVSIGNAHPHTDCNNEIAIVHNGIIENYRELKACLIENGHTFRSETDSETIAHLVEEFMKRGFEFEDAFRNALRLLEGSYTILAIRNGERKLLGARKGSRSLCIGIGADGIFPSSDVLAFLEWTDKVIYLRSGDVFVADDNQTVRIYNLTDGRAVTRPVDCITCNAEEAKKCGFEHFMLKELSEQDETLLRALQQEEDGVRSICDTMRHAFGTFFIGCGSSYHACLAGSYLFSKIAKVHVNTVLASEFEHYEDFLTDDTLVLAISQSGETADVLDAVNAAKRRGSKVVGIVNREGSILTRESDALLMMKSGLELCVLSTKTYTSQVVLMALLAYALADKYEDGLKKLGSLYIDIFNLTSRTMREYLEQLAAQLYNKDHIYLIGRELQYATALEAALKIKEVSYIHAEAFAGGELKHGPLALIEEGTPCIVFVAAENKAKILSNAEEIKSRGGYIIGVAPEREAIFDFWIKVPEAEELNPIIQIIPMQVLAYELAVLRGLDPDKPRNLAKSVTVS
- a CDS encoding ArsR family transcriptional regulator; its protein translation is MSGGSVPVIFKALSSKTRMEMLRLLLQDEYHISGLANELGISVPVAAKHVKRLEDADLVHRKAFGRTHVLSANRKRLYDAMDTFSGDYEVHTQRGINILDALKEVDGIGIKKVGDKEFIASIDGEEGFYIYEVNGKSPAVPINEYTMDDGGEIQIKRLVPVLTKRVRVRIPPAENTVKKRGRE
- a CDS encoding HEPN domain-containing protein; protein product: MPERSKDWMDQAERDLHVAEELLHDEIYEWSCFVAHQAAEKALKAVFQKFHAVAWGHSILDLLKALARREAVHEDLFQCARSLDKYYVPTRYPNGFESGSPYEYFTREDAEHAIVYSRRIIEFCQGFLA
- a CDS encoding 2,3-bisphosphoglycerate-independent phosphoglycerate mutase, with the protein product MTSANTKSNSDSKKAILLVCDGLGDRPSVQGMTPLQAADTPHLDALCTAGISGLLDIISPGIVPGSDTAHLALFGYDPYHNYPGRGVFEALGADIPLHAGDVAFRANFATVDAEMRVLDRRAGRKGSKELAALLDGLDIEDVRITLKNTTQHRCAVVMNGEGLSRYVSDVDSHVAGALVQDCKPLKDGAAERKTARIVNTFIKLSYELLNEHPINAERRQKGELPANIILMRGAGTPEPITSLHERFGFSAACVAGASLYKGVAQYVGMDVLPVDGATGKADTNLTNKAKAALQALEEHDFVFLHVKDTDNHGHDGDFEGKKAIIERVDAELVALLKDAGAYLAVTGDHSTPVAIKRHCSDPVPLLIHGTGVRTDNVTKFDELSVASGGLNRIRGLDLMPILADFMGYYVMYGS